TTCCCGCAGCAGCAACCACGATTACTCCTTTTCTCCTCGCGTAGTTAACTGCCAGGAGTTCCATGCGGTTGAGGCGCTTTCCTCCGATGCTGATGTTGATAACGCGGGCACCGTTGTTAACAGCATAAATGATGGCTTTGGCAATATCAAAAGCCCAGCCCCTGCCGTCCCACTCCATGGCCTTAATCGGCATAATCTTCGCCCAAGGGTTAACACCAGCAATGCCAATCTTGTTATTTGTCAATGCGGCAATAATGCCGGCTGTGATGGTGCCGTGCCCGTTGATATCCCGTATGTCGTTGCTCTTATCAACAAAGTTCCACCCGTAAACATCATCGACATAGCCGTTCTTATCATCATCCTTGCCATTATTGGGGATTTCCTTCTCATTTTTCCATAGTGATGAAGAAATCTCAGGATGAGACCTGTCAATGCCAGTATCAATAACAGCAACAATAACAGGCTTTGCCTTTTTGGGCCACAATGACTTTAGCCTTTCTGGGCTTGGCTTAAAGCCTATGCGGCGCAGGCCCCACTGGTCAAGATAGCTCTGACCCCAGCTTCCGCGGCTCTTGAACAGAGGGTCATTCGGAAATGTCTCAGACTGCTGGATGCTGCGGGGGTCGTCAAAAAAAGCAATGCTCCACCCAAATTTACTTTCAAAAGCCGGTTTCTTAGGCATAGAAATGTAAAAACCAAAGCTATCGACTGCATCGACGCCTGGATCATCCCCAAAATCCTCCATCTCTTCTACCCAGTCCAAAAGCCCACCAAGTCCAGATTTCTGCCAGGCAAAAAGCCCACCAAGTCCATATTTCTGCCAGACCTCAACTGATCTTTCAAAATCATTTCTTAGAGTTTCAGACAGATTCAGATTTCTTAGAACTTCAGATTTTGGCGTCAAATAAACCTCAAAAGCTCTCTCTAAATCAATATACTGCACTACAGTATCGATTTCTCCAACTTTTACTGTCTGAGGCTCGCTCTCTGAACCAGCACCTACAAAAATATTTATTGGCTGAAGATGCTGTGCAACACTCTCGATTCCTTTATCTTTTTCTATCTCTTCTGGTAGCTTCCATTCTCCCTCATGAAAAACTTTTCTACTCAGACGAAAACCTTCTGTTCCAAAAAAGGGTTCTGTCTTAATCGATACTGTATAGGGATCGACTCCTTCTTTTTCTAAATTTTTAGCGAAGTTAGTTAACATTAAATAGCCCCAACCAGCTTTTATCTTAGGGTCAGGTTTCTGCATCAAATACTCTAAAGCAGTACCAAGTGACCTGCCATACTCTTCTGAATATTTACTCTCATCAATATCAACAGTATCAGCAGTAAAATAATCTACTCCAAAACGTATTTCATGATCACCTCCAAAGGGAATGGTTCCAAGGCGAATCGGCGTTTGCTTGAGCTGAACACCTCCTTTTTTGTTG
The Nitrospinota bacterium DNA segment above includes these coding regions:
- a CDS encoding S8 family peptidase, which encodes MEKGKLSITDTTGKPIDSVVIEIPSEDAPKDKSIEVVKEDWKINAGYDYIIDAPGFKAAYLKGEDLNKKGGVQLKQTPIRLGTIPFGGDHEIRFGVDYFTADTVDIDESKYSEEYGRSLGTALEYLMQKPDPKIKAGWGYLMLTNFAKNLEKEGVDPYTVSIKTEPFFGTEGFRLSRKVFHEGEWKLPEEIEKDKGIESVAQHLQPINIFVGAGSESEPQTVKVGEIDTVVQYIDLERAFEVYLTPKSEVLRNLNLSETLRNDFERSVEVWQKYGLGGLFAWQKSGLGGLLDWVEEMEDFGDDPGVDAVDSFGFYISMPKKPAFESKFGWSIAFFDDPRSIQQSETFPNDPLFKSRGSWGQSYLDQWGLRRIGFKPSPERLKSLWPKKAKPVIVAVIDTGIDRSHPEISSSLWKNEKEIPNNGKDDDKNGYVDDVYGWNFVDKSNDIRDINGHGTITAGIIAALTNNKIGIAGVNPWAKIMPIKAMEWDGRGWAFDIAKAIIYAVNNGARVINISIGGKRLNRMELLAVNYARRKGVIVVAAAGNEGVNTKEFSPAGLPGVVTVAATGPDDKRVGYSGWGTNVDIAAPGVDILSLRAKRTDLLKFEKKDYKPGTAFVGKDKDYYRVTGTSFSAPFVSGVASLILSKNPKLSGMQVTRMILHSSRDIDMPGWDQFTGYGLLDAKAAMKADPDFYVLSRIFKVGGTKKEGKFFIEVSGRAMANNFKRAWIEAGQGNNPKEWVKVSDDITAPVNIGQLALIPPKHFSGAKEWTLRLIVEHQNGFKRESRFNLKLG